Proteins found in one Alteromonas macleodii genomic segment:
- a CDS encoding DUF4440 domain-containing protein: MEFDTIRNLELELNDLATRKNKQRLEVLIADEFEEVGKSGKRFSKSDIINELVNEESVAFSAHDFSFVILAKDCVLVKYLTTINQQSAYRCSIWKKSQNNWQIQYHQGTPIKHAT; encoded by the coding sequence ATGGAATTCGACACTATAAGAAATTTGGAATTAGAGCTAAATGATCTTGCTACCCGAAAAAACAAGCAACGTCTGGAAGTTTTAATAGCCGATGAATTCGAGGAAGTCGGAAAATCAGGCAAGAGGTTTTCTAAATCAGATATTATCAACGAACTGGTCAACGAAGAATCAGTTGCTTTTTCAGCCCATGATTTTAGCTTTGTTATACTAGCCAAAGACTGTGTTTTGGTTAAGTATCTGACCACAATAAATCAACAAAGTGCGTATCGGTGTTCTATATGGAAAAAATCACAAAACAATTGGCAAATTCAATATCACCAAGGCACTCCGATTAAACATGCTACCTAA
- a CDS encoding GNAT family N-acetyltransferase — AFTRGGFAIMPHVPAPLSLMLCIFIGFKGMFREFNLEDSSNIVALLNDADVSKWTSHIPFPYTENDAISWLKKQENSLRKPLAIEIENKLVGCISYWHLDSLTTEVGYWIGKSFWGKGIATTAVSSLLDSTIFPTTPKVAAKVAAENIGSLRVLEKCGFKVNKKCRVEKSGKMIDAFFFTLKLMHNNPINTLTAFAGTHTRGAATPLCPTCLRPLLESYAPSSLTRRK, encoded by the coding sequence GCATTTACGCGGGGCGGCTTCGCCATTATGCCCCACGTACCTGCGCCCCTTAGCTTAATGTTATGCATCTTTATAGGATTTAAAGGTATGTTTAGAGAGTTTAATTTGGAAGATTCATCAAATATAGTCGCATTGTTGAACGATGCTGATGTTTCAAAGTGGACCTCTCACATTCCTTTTCCATACACAGAAAACGACGCGATTTCTTGGCTAAAAAAACAAGAAAATTCTCTTCGAAAACCACTCGCCATAGAAATAGAAAACAAACTAGTTGGTTGCATTTCATATTGGCATTTAGATTCACTGACTACCGAAGTGGGCTATTGGATAGGCAAATCTTTTTGGGGTAAAGGAATCGCGACCACTGCAGTGTCTAGTTTACTAGACAGTACAATATTCCCAACCACTCCGAAAGTTGCTGCAAAAGTAGCAGCAGAAAACATTGGTTCACTGCGAGTTCTCGAAAAATGCGGATTTAAGGTTAACAAAAAATGTAGGGTAGAAAAGTCTGGCAAAATGATCGACGCTTTTTTTTTTACATTAAAACTAATGCATAACAACCCAATCAACACACTCACTGCGTTCGCTGGGACGCATACACGCGGGGCGGCTACGCCATTATGCCCCACATGTCTGCGCCCGTTATTGGAAAGTTATGCCCCATCGAGTTTAACAAGGAGAAAATAA